In the genome of Raphanus sativus cultivar WK10039 chromosome 4, ASM80110v3, whole genome shotgun sequence, one region contains:
- the LOC108836823 gene encoding CASP-like protein 4D2 isoform X2: MAPPLVSLRVVLLYLRVLTVAFLVITVIILSTNSVTIVSQGNSMKFHFKDVYAYRYMFSAAIIGLFYAVIQLFFTISELATRTKNPFNYQLDFYGDKIISYLVATGSAAGFGVTKDLKDTFLALVVLDSTDPVDKLFSRGYASAKNKKLSKHQSP, translated from the exons ATGGCACCACCACTGGTTTCTCTCAGGGTAGTACTCCTTTATCTTAGAGTTTTGACTGTGGCTTTCCTCGTTATAACTGTCATCATCCTCAGCACCAACAGCGTCACCATTGTATCTCAAGGAAACTCAATGAAATTTCATTTCAAAGATGTTTATGCCTATAG ATACATGTTTTCAGCCGCCATCATCGGATTGTTTTACGCTGTCATACAACTATTCTTCACAATCTCTGAACTTGCCACCAGAACGAAAAACCCTTTCAATTATCAACTGGATTTTTATGGTGACAAG ATAATATCATATCTAGTGGCAACTGGTTCGGCTGCGGGATTTGGAGTGACCAAAGATTTAAAAgataca tttctAGCATTAGTCGTATTAGATTCGACTGATCCCGTAGATAAGCTCTTCAGTAGAGGATACGCATCGGCTA AAAATAAGAAACTATCAAAACACCAAAGCCCATAA
- the LOC108836823 gene encoding CASP-like protein 4D2 isoform X1 — MAPPLVSLRVVLLYLRVLTVAFLVITVIILSTNSVTIVSQGNSMKFHFKDVYAYRYMFSAAIIGLFYAVIQLFFTISELATRTKNPFNYQLDFYGDKIISYLVATGSAAGFGVTKDLKDTFLALVVLDSTDPVDKLFSRGYASASMLLFAFFCLAVLSVFSSHHCQTPV; from the exons ATGGCACCACCACTGGTTTCTCTCAGGGTAGTACTCCTTTATCTTAGAGTTTTGACTGTGGCTTTCCTCGTTATAACTGTCATCATCCTCAGCACCAACAGCGTCACCATTGTATCTCAAGGAAACTCAATGAAATTTCATTTCAAAGATGTTTATGCCTATAG ATACATGTTTTCAGCCGCCATCATCGGATTGTTTTACGCTGTCATACAACTATTCTTCACAATCTCTGAACTTGCCACCAGAACGAAAAACCCTTTCAATTATCAACTGGATTTTTATGGTGACAAG ATAATATCATATCTAGTGGCAACTGGTTCGGCTGCGGGATTTGGAGTGACCAAAGATTTAAAAgataca tttctAGCATTAGTCGTATTAGATTCGACTGATCCCGTAGATAAGCTCTTCAGTAGAGGATACGCATCGGCTAGTATGCTTCTCTTTGCTTTCTTCTGCCTTGCTGTTTTATCTGTTTTTTCATCACACCATTGCCAAACACCAGTTTAG
- the LOC108849870 gene encoding CASP-like protein 4D2 produces the protein MAPPPPSPPSVSLKVVNLLLRVLTALFLVISVIVLTTNSVTIGSIKFHFNDVYAYRYMLAAAVIGLIYAAMQLFFTICQFSTGTTNSFNYQLDFYGDKVISYLVATGSAAGFGVTKDLKDAFIALVSLDSTDPVDEFFSKGYASASLLLFAFLCLAVLSVFSSLAIAKRSF, from the exons ATGGCACCACCACCTCCTTCACCACCATCTGTTTCATTGAAGGTAGTAAACCTTCTACTAAGGGTTTTGACTGCACTTTTTCTAGTTATATCTGTCATCGTCCTCACCACCAATAGCGTCACCATCGGATCTATCAAATTTCATTTCAATGATGTTTATGCTTATAG ATACATGCTAGCCGCTGCCGTCATCGGTCTAATTTACGCCGCCATGCAACTTTTCTTCACAATCTGCCAATTCTCAACCGGAACGACAAACTCATTTAATTATCAACTTGATTTTTACGGTGACAAA GTAATATCATATCTAGTGGCGACGGGTTCGGCAGCTGGATTTGGAGTAACCAAAGATTTGAAAGATGCATTTATAGCATTGGTCTCATTAGATTCGACTGATCCTGTGGATGAGTTCTTCAGCAAAGGATATGCATCGGCCAGTCTTCTTCTCTTTGCTTTCCTCTGTCTCGCCGTTTTATCTGTTTTCTCATCTCTAGCCATTGCCAAAAGATCATTTTAA
- the LOC108849869 gene encoding CASP-like protein 4D1, which produces MAPPPPSPPSVMLRTVLLLLRVLTAAFLVTTVALVSSNTVTLEIRGTSIKMHFNDVYAYRYMLSAAVIGLGYAIVELVFTIAQFATGTIHPFNYLFSFYGDKLISYLLATGSAAGFGVSKDLKDTYLALIEFDSTDPVDDFFSKGYASASLLLFAFVSLAVLSVFSSLALCKRPTQVS; this is translated from the exons ATGGCCCCACCACCCCCCTCACCGCCGTCCGTTATGTTGAGGACAGTGCTCCTTCTCCTCAGGGTTTTGACGGCGGCTTTCCTAGTTACCACGGTGGCTCTCGTCAGCTCCAACACCGTCACCCTGGAAATTCGAGGAACGTCTATTAAAATGCATTTTAACGATGTTTATGCTTATAG ATACATGCTTTCGGCCGCCGTCATCGGGCTAGGCTACGCCATTGTAGAGCTGGTCTTCACAATCGCCCAATTCGCCACCGGGACTATACATCCTTTTAACTATCTGTTCAGTTTTTACGGCGATAAg CTTATATCATATTTACTTGCGACGGGTTCGGCAGCTGGATTTGGAGTGAGCAAAGATTTGAAAGATACATACTTAGCATTAATAGAATTTGATTCAACAGATCCAGTGGACGATTTCTTCAGTAAAGGATACGCATCAGCCAGTCTTCTTCTCTTTGCTTTCGTCTCTCTTGCCGTTTTATCAgtgttctcatctcttgctcTTTGCAAACGACCAACTCAAGTCTCATAA
- the LOC108851768 gene encoding uncharacterized protein LOC108851768: MRSLSRVGLALSIVFGCLLLALLAELYYLLWCKKRRRRPNLQNDYSTPVTRKLLFILCCSSTNPSSSSPSSNPKPNETQQQCLPPDDGFGNAVGPGLVPRFLFTIVEETVEEMESEEGVSTKGKSLNDLFLNMESGSSPPYLTPRASPSLFTPPYTPLRESCNNGRKEGFFESSADAEFNRLVRSSPLSSSSTSSASSLPRFKFLRDAEEKLNKRKGMEIAEADEEIIKG, encoded by the coding sequence ATGAGATCTTTAAGCAGGGTGGGACTTGCTCTAAGCATAGTCTTTGGTTGCTTGCTACTAGCTCTTCTCGCTGAGCTCTATTACTTGCTCTGGTGTaaaaagaggaggaggagacctAATCTACAAAATGACTATTCTACCCCTGTAACCAGAAAGCTTCTCTTCATCTTGTGTTGCAGCAGCACtaacccttcttcttcttctccttcctctaaccCTAAACCTAATGAAACTCAACAGCAATGTCTTCCTCCTGATGATGGCTTTGGGAACGCGGTGGGTCCAGGGCTCGTGCCGAGGTTTCTGTTCACCATCGTGGAGGAAACAGTAGAGGAAATGGAATCTGAAGAAGGTGTTTCCACAAAGGGAAAGAGCTTGAATGATTTGTTTCTAAATATGGAAAGTGGTTCTTCTCCTCCGTATCTCACTCCTCGTGCTTCTCCTTCGCTTTTCACGCCTCCTTACACTCCGTTAAGGGAGTCTTGTAATAATGGAAGAAAAGAAGGTTTCTTCGAGTCATCTGCTGATGCTGAGTTTAACAGGCTAGTGAGATCATCCCCattgtcatcatcatcaacgtCATCAGCTTCGTCATTGCCGAGATTTAAGTTCTTGAGAGACGCAGAGGAGAAGCTTAACAAGAGGAAAGGGATGGAGATTGCAGAAGCTGACGAGGAAATCATCAAGGGCTAG
- the LOC108855689 gene encoding ACT domain-containing protein ACR9 translates to MGILNDDAVLIEPGKNSGDPTMVTVNCPDESGLGSTLCRIILEFGLSITKADFSTDGRWCYIVFWVSPDNGSSRFDWDSLKNRLLSACPSCLGSYYSSLQSSNVSKPPSLYLLKFFCRDRKGLLHDVTKVLTELEFTIQRVKVTTTPDGRVLDMFFITDAMDLLHTKQRQTKTCDHLTAVLGEHGVSCEIELAGPELESLQRFSSLPPEAADELFGSDVSSVSSKVVLTVDNHLSPAHTLLHINCLDQKGLFYDILRTSKDCDVHIAYGRFSSKVKGYRNLDLFVRGTDGKKIADPKHQDSFCSRLKEEISCPLRVIIVNRGPDSELLVANPVELSGKGRPRVFYDVTLALKSLGICIFSAEIGRHSTLDRQWEVYRFLLEERRESPLASLRARNQVVDKVTKTLMGW, encoded by the exons atgggAATCCTCAACGACGACGCCGTTTTAATCGAGCCGGGGAAAAACTCCGGCGATCCCACCATGGTTACCGTGAATTGCCCAGATGAATCCGGTCTCGGTTCGACTCTCTGTAGAATCATCCTCGAGTTCGGTCTCTCCATAACCAAAGCAG ATTTTTCAACGGATGGGAGATGGTGTTACATAGTGTTTTGGGTCAGTCCTGATAACGGTTCTTCTAGGTTCGATTGGGACAGCTTGAAGAACCGTCTCTTATCTGCTTGTCCGTCTTGCTTGGGTTCTTATTACTCCTCTCTTCAGTCTTCTAACGTCTCTAAGCCTCCTTCGCTTTATCTCCTCAAGTTCTTTTGCCGCGACAGGAAAGGACTCCTTCATG ATGTTACTAAAGTTCTGACAGAGCTAGAGTTTACGATACAACGAGTCAAAGTCACGACGACACCAGACGGAAGAGTCTTGGACATGTTTTTCATCACCGACGCGATGGATCTGTTGCACACGAAACAGAGGCAAACCAAAACGTGTGACCATCTAACGGCTGTGCTCGGGGAACACGGCGTGAGCTGCGAGATCGAGCTAGCTGGACCCGAGCTAGAGAGTCTTCAACGATTCTCTTCGCTTCCACCCGAAGCTGCCGATGAGCTATTCGGCTCTGACGTTAGCTCCGTCTCCAGCAAAGTGGTTCTCACGGTTGATAACCACTTGAGCCCTGCGCATACGTTGCTTCATATCAACTGTCTCGATCAGAAGGGGCTTTTCTACGATATACTAAGGACTTCTAAAGACTGCGACGTCCAT ATTGCTTACGGTAGATTCTCGTCGAAGGTGAAAGGCTATAGGAACCTGGACTTGTTTGTTAGAGGCACGGATGGGAAGAAGATAGCTGACCCGAAACATCAAGACAGCTTCTGCTCTCGTCTTAAGGAGGAGATATCGTGTCCTTTGAGAGTGATAATCGTGAACCGAGGACCGGACTCTGAGCTATTAGTAGCCAACCCTGTGGAGCTATCTGGCAAAGGAAGACCACGAGTGTTCTACGATGTCACACTCGCTTTGAAGTCGCTCGGGATCTGCATCTTCTcc GCTGAGATTGGGAGGCACTCGACTTTGGATCGACAATGGGAAGTTTATAGGTTTCTTTTGGAGGAGCGTCGTGAGTCCCCGTTGGCTAGCCTCCGTGCTAGGAATCAGGTAGTGGATAAAGTGACAAAGACACTTATGGGTTGGTGA
- the LOC108852283 gene encoding uncharacterized protein LOC108852283, translating to MAPTRSRTLMERITGRFNLVSPGLVMMMDAMRLRWLGPVLSAHKHLIAQELADEEAEKKAKGQARKAKHLVAEKGHVKPANHLELHEKIFIGVATKKEWSSFSML from the exons atggctCCGACAAGGTCGAGAACACTTATGGAGAGGATCACGGGGAGATTCAATCTGGTATCACCAGgtttggtgatgatgatggatGCAATGCGTTTAAGATGGCTG GGTCCTGTTTTATCAGCACATAAGCATCTTATTGCTCAGGAGCTAGCTGATGAGGAAGCTGAGAAGAAGGCTAAGGGTCAGGCCAGAAAGGCAAAACATTTG GTTGCTGAGAAAGGGCATGTTAAACCTGCTAACCATTTAGAGTTGCATGAGAAGATTTTTATAGGTGTTGCTACTAAAAAGGAG TGGTCAAGCTTTTCAATGCT GTAA
- the LOC108854088 gene encoding uncharacterized protein LOC108854088: MTSPITIGKQASAASGKEEGELSTSDDDVQPVMQTSTRAPLTEHVSLPSANTNNIQRPRQTGNAVSSLIKPAVAATAPSKATHPGGRIVKKPAVSTAPLQGKKLPLRGDDDNNLVIDFSDDDSGSESDSKRRKQAPRIQPKGTVAGNRNPSTLSQTKLKGPTRQIDNRVVTKKAPSASTFSHAATSKVSNLALPKVIRKNSHTFERQVSKDNTQRPEQIVDPNSNKLQELELRQQIAQRELEMKLKAVQTKKDAVNPKASQTRSLVMVSGNGKQLEPNEPAKKRLKVSGNDTSQPVIDNRVPASTAAPMKAPGIGKSLLSGINANASCKHIGSNSGETAPPVISQHIVQGNTSSSVLHKSGSKANHSEGVRCGQSDPPVQLTSRELETVKNVDSNLSSDQLPKIVNGNHQPSLDNSGYWNIPGNTSAPVHSDLDMQYLTNLEESLDRDLEEAQERKRLCEIEERNALKVYRKAQRSLIEANAKCAELYSKRETLSAHYGSLIIRDTRLLWPSIHHEHPETGFRFVSNSAENIDLATKTDIPQHTHLETNHIYNNDYGGVQSLHRPHSGQNLGSEPCSDLDASTSDRLPYSDKQTASRLCSPSSDAHILADDESVPVDHESTEGNIGHQAENLEQALGNQSSLLIEASLRSKLFERLGMREESRGGTCANGETVVDRGDENDVASERTKRDGSSPVSEKNQHSDSKEPEANKLQGSPSEAPVEPSTIKENFGSSVDMESHETSPEDDLLLSVASAGPLFRSTINHLKVPGSSITSLGTESTLENKSYSLYSDVRQRSSLTRTPVYDRKIDLYTPNLKMDPFRPLCMYELRGRCNNDECSWQHFKDFADDSLHPSQNDPADCNVASSLHEKQHYSSRGSQIFDVVHSPTYLVSLDTMKVDSWSYESLLAQRHGQIWGKHFSVCLASSNLLYKNIPARENEGRIEVLGNPRTHSSYLRIKHSLMNLLNQGSDAAVESVEMALTIFCREIDHSEGLIQALSVLSRGLEGDPASEILWIVYLLIYYSHERSDEKDMLSLGVNMCSGSYAIWLMYINSRGQLNDQLSAYDAALSALCNHAPGSIDRDHASACILDLSLQMFNLMCISGNVSKAIQRISKLQAPATVSEDPDFSMMSQILTCLTFSDKCVFWICCVYLVVYRKLPDSVVRRFEMEKELLEIEWPSVDLVGDLKQTALRLFDKGMHSDELCTSDGKQERSAGLFALNHALFMIAVDELEKCRDIVKAAVELHPACLELKLLAARMKRNESKETLSSGFEELLKHEPKEASGIQWIWNQYAEYALQGGSNDSARELMSRWYTSVWDASSCKKKTGLTNEETEEEGESVASDQVDVMFGYLNLSLHNLLQSNWTGACSAIDQALKATAPAHFMHCLREHAVFQLINSLQATGGFPINLQLRLLNSYLDQASSLPVKEPLSWKFISNSAEKPRARKLVSNLLAPVSSEVLVVNTVLEAWHGPSLVPEKLSKQKELVDFVETILGLVPCNYPLALSVSKLLRKEEDSGSSSIHFWAGLNLVSAISCAMPVAPEYIWVEAGESLSNVNGFKTRAERFLSKAVSVYPMSVKLWRCYGSVARSIEEKRGVKIEEEARKKGITLVD; encoded by the exons ATGACGTCACCAATCACCATCGGAAAACAAGCTTCGGCCGCTTCCGGCAAAGAAGAAGGCGAGCTCTCCACCTCCGATGACGAT GTACAACCTGTTATGCAAACAAGCACGAGAGCTCCTCTCACTGAGCATGTCTCACTTCCTTCGGCTAACACTAATAATATCCAAAGGCCTCGTCAAACTG GAAATGCTGTATCTTCTTTGATTAAACCTGCTGTAGCAGCTACTGCACCGTCGAAGGCGACTCACCCTGGAGGCCGGATTGTTAAGAAGCCAGCGGTGTCTACTGCTCCTTTACAAGGGAAGAAACTTCCTTTAAGAGGCGATGATGACAACAACCTTGTGATTGATTTCTCTGATGACGATAGTGGTAGTGAATCTGATAGCAAAAGAAGGAAGCAGGCACCGAGGATTCAACCAAAAGGAACCGTGGCTGGGAACAGAAACCCGTCTACTTTATCACAAACAAAACTGAAAGGACCAACAAGACAGATTGATAACAGAGTAGTAACAAAGAAGGCACCCTCCGCTAGCACCTTTAGTCACGCTGCGACTTCTAAAGTTTCCAACCTTGCGCTTCCCAAGGTAATTAGGAAAAATAGTCATACCTTTGAGAGGCAGGTTAGCAAAGATAATACACAGCGTCCTGAACAGATTGTGGATCCCAATAGCAACAAACTTCAGGAACTTGAGCTGAGGCAGCAGATTGCGCAACGGGAACTTGAGATGAAGCTTAAGGCAGTACAGACAAAGAAGGATGCTGTTAACCCAAAAGCCAGTCAAACAAGGAGTCTTGTTATGGTTTCTGGTAATGGTAAACAGCTCGAACCAAACGAACCTGCAAAGAAACGCTTAAAAGTTAGTGGGAATGACACAAGTCAGCCTGTTATTGATAACAGAGTACCGGCATCTACTGCTGCACCAATGAAAGCGCCTGGCATCGGTAAAAGTCTACTTTCAG GTATCAATGCAAATGCTAGTTGCAAACACATTGGTAGTAACAGTGGTGAGACTGCTCCCCCGGTCATTTCTCAGCATATTGTACAAGGCAACACAAGCTCAAGTGTCTTACATAAAAGTGGA AGCAAAGCAAATCATTCCGAAGGTGTAAGATGTGGCCAGTCAGATCCTCCTGTTCAGTTAACTTCAAGAGAACTGGAAACAGTGAAAAATGTTGATAGCAACTTGTCGAGTGACCAGTTGCCCAAAATAGTCAATGGAAACCATCAG CCTTCTCTGGACAATTCTGGCTACTGGAACATCCCGGGAAATACAAGTGCTCCTGTACATAGTGATCTGGATATGCAATATTTGACAAACCTAGAGGAATCTCTTGACAGAGACCTGGAGGAAGCACAGGAGCGTAAACGCCTTTGTGAAATTGAAGAAAGAAATGCTCTCAAAGTTTATAGAAAGGCACAGAGATCTTTGATTGAGGCAAATGCTAAATGTGCAGAACTTTACAGTAAGAGAGAAACTTTATCTGCTCACTATGGATCTCTCATTATCCGTGACACCAGATTATTGTGGCCTTCTATACATCATGAGCACCCTGAAACTGGGTTTCGGTTCGTGAGTAACAGTGCTGAAAACATTGATCTGGCAACCAAAACAGACATCCCTCAGCATACTCACCTAGAAACCAACCACATATATAATAACGACTATGGTGGCGTTCAATCTCTACATCGTCCCCATAGTGGACAGAATCTGGGTTCTGAGCCGTGCAGTGATCTTGATGCTAGCACCTCCGATAGATTGCCTTACAGTGACAAGCAAACTGCAAGTAGACTATGCTCCCCGTCTAGTGATGCTCACATTTTGGCAGATGATGAGTCAGTTCCAGTGGACCATGAATCTACCGAAGGGAACATTGGGCATCAAGCAGAAAATCTTGAGCAAGCACTAGGCAATCAGAGTTCCTTGCTTATTGAAGCATCATTAAGATCTAAATTATTCGAGCGTCTGGGTATGCGGGAAGAATCTAGAGGTGGCACATGTGCCAATGGAGAGACTGTGGTAGATAGAGGGGATGAAAATGATGTTGCAAGTGAACGAACCAAGAGAGATGGAAGTAGTCCTGTCTCCGAAAAAAATCAGCATAGTGATTCTAAAG AGCCAGAAGCCAATAAACTGCAAGGAAGTCCCTCGGAAGCACCAGTTGAACCCAGCACAATCAAAGAAAATTTTGGATCATCTGTAGATATGGAGTCCCATGAAACTTCACCAGAGGACGACCTTTTGTTGTCAGTAGCTTCAGCAGGCCCTTTATTTCGGAGCACTATTAATCATCTAAAGGTCCCTGGGTCTTCCATTACGTCTCTGGGAACAGAATCTACACTTGAAAACAAGTCATATAGCCTATACAGTGATGTTAGACAACGTAGCAGCTTGACTAGAACTCCAGTATATGATAGAAAAATTGACCTTTACACCCCTAATTTGAAGATGGACCCTTTCCGGCCTCTCTGCATGTACGAGTTACGTGGAAGATGCAATAATGATGAATGCTCTTGGCAACATTTCAAGGATTTCGCTGATGACAGTTTGCATCCAAGTCAAAACGATCCTGCGG ATTGTAATGTTGCGTCAAGTTTACATGAGAAGCAACACTATTCTTCCAGAGGATCCCAGATTTTTGACGTGGTGCATTCACCAACTTATCTTGTCTCCTTGGATACGATGAAGGTTGATTCGTGGTCTTACGAGTCCCTTCTGGCTCAAAGACATGGGCAAATATGGGGGAAGCACTTTAGTGTCTGCCTTGCTTCATCGAACTTGCTTTACAAGAACATACCTGCAAGGGAAAACGAAGGTCGAATTGAGGTCCTAGGAAATCCAAGAACACACTCGTCATACCTTAGGATCAAACATAGCTTAATG AATCTTCTCAATCAAGGTTCAGATGCTGCTGTTGAATCCGTGGAAATGGCTCTTACTATTTTCTGTCGGGAAATTGACCACTCAGAAGGCTTGATCCAG GCCCTTTCTGTTCTTTCACGAGGCCTTGAAGGTGATCCTGCTTCTGAGATTCTTTGGATTGTGTATCTCCTGATTTACTATTCACATGAAAGATCAGATGAGAAAGATATGTTGTCTCTTGGG GTCAATATGTGTAGCGGATCGTACGCAATATGGCTTATGTACATCAACAGTCGAGGACAACTAAACGATCAACTAAGTGCATATGATGCTGCCCTCTCGGCGCTCTGCAACCATGCACCTGGGTCTATCGACAGGGATCATGCCAGCGCTTGCATATTAGATCTTTCTTTGCAGATGTTCAACCTTATGTGCATTTCTGGGAACGTTTCAAAGGCAATCCAGAGAATATCCAAGCTTCAGGCTCCAGCAACAGTTTCGGAGGACCCTGACTTTTCAATGATGTCTCAAATTCTGACATGCTTAACATTTTCTGATAAATGTGTGTTCTGGATTTGTTGTGTGTACTTAGTTGTTTACAGGAAACTGCCTGATTCGGTTGTCCGACGATTTGAGATGGAGAAGGAACTACTAGAAATAGAATGGCCTTCAGTTGATTTGGTAGGTGATCTGAAGCAGACGGCTCTCAGACTATTTGATAAAGGGATGCACTCAGACGAACTTTGCACTAGTGATGGAAAACAAGAGCGCAGTGCTGGGCTATTCGCTCTGAACCACGCACTGTTTATGATTGCAGTTGATGAGTTGGAAAAATGTAGGGACATTGTGAAGGCAGCAGTTGAGCTCCACCCAGCTTGCTTAGAGCTGAAACTGTTAGCAGCTAGGATGAAACGAAACGAGTCAAAGGAAACGTTGTCGTCTGGGTTTGAAGAGCTTCTGAAGCATGAACCAAAAGAAGCTTCAGGCATACAGTGGATCTGGAATCAGTACGCTGAATATGCTTTGCAAGGAGGAAGCAACGACTCCGCAAGAGAACTCATGTCCCGTTGGTATACCTCTGTGTGGGATGCATCGTCCTGTAAGAAAAAGACAGGACTGACTaatgaagaaacagaggaagaaggtgAGAGTGTTGCATCGGATCAGGTGGATGTGATGTTTGGATATctcaatctctctctccataATCTACTGCAAAGTAACTGGACCGGTGCTTGCTCGGCCATTGACCAAGCACTTAAAGCTACAGCTCCTGCTCATTTTATGCACTGTCTGAGAGAACATGCTGTGTTTCAGCTGATCAATTCGTTGCAAGCAACTGGTGGATTTCCAATCAACCTACAATTGAGATTACTCAACTCTTACCTGGATCAAGCAAGTTCTTTACCTGTTAAAGAGCCACTATCGTGGAAATTCATCAGCAACAGCGCCGAGAAACCAAGAGCAAGGAAGCTAGTAAGTAACCTTCTGGCGCCAGTTTCATCTGAAGTCTTAGTGGTAAACACGGTTCTTGAAGCATGGCACGGACCATCTCTTGTCCCGGAGAAGCTGAGTAAACAAAAGGAACTTGTGGATTTCGTGGAAACAATCCTAGGTTTGGTCCCATGCAACTACCCGCTGGCTTTGTCTGTAAGTAAGCTGTTGAGGAAAGAAGAGGACTCTGGTTCCTCGAGTATACATTTCTGGGCAGGTTTGAATCTGGTGAGTGCAATTTCTTGTGCAATGCCAGTAGCTCCCGAGTATATATGGGTGGAGGCTGGAGAGAGTTTGAGCAATGTCAATGGTTTTAAGACCAGAGCAGAGAGGTTCTTGAGTAAAGCTGTGTCTGTATATCCAATGTCTGTGAAGCTATGGAGATGTTATGGGAGTGTAGCTAGAAGTATAGAAGAGAAAAGAGGCGTTAAgattgaagaagaagctagaaAGAAAGGAATCACTCTTGTGGATTGA